In Geotalea uraniireducens, the genomic window TCGGCGTCGCCTTCGACCGGCAACTGCTCGAAACGGTCCAGTTGAGCGAAGTGGCCACCAACGACGTCATCACCGTCAACAGCAGCGACAACCTGGCCGAAGCACTGCGCAAGATCGACTATAGCACCCTCGAAGAGCTGCCGGTCGTCGAGGTGGAGAACCCGCGCAAGGTCATCGGTATCCTCTCCCGGCGAGACATCACCGCCGCCTATAACAAGGCGATGATGAAGCGCTCGTTCAGGGCCAAACAATTTCACTAACGTGGCGTAGGGTGCCCGAAAGGGCTCAGCAGGAAACTGCAGTGGATGCAGTGGAGGACCGCCGGGATAAGCCGCCGGGTGCCAGGCGGAGATTGCCTTGGCAGCCCACCCGGCGGCGAGATGCGGGGGGGCGCCGTTACCGTTGGTCCGGCGGAACGTCCGGCTCGTCGCACCGGTGGTAGTCGTCGTCAAAGCGGACAATGTCGTCTTCACCGAGATACTCGCCGCTCTGCACCTCGATGATCACCAGGGGGATTTTGCCGGGGTTTTCGAGCCTGTGGCAGCGACCGATCGGAATGAACGTCGACTCGTTGACGTTGACCACGTACTCCTCTTCGCCGCAGGTTACCCGGGCGGTACCGGAAACGACGATCCAGTGTTCGCTCCGGTGATGGTGCATCTGCAGCGAGAGCCGCTGCCCTGCGCCCACTTCAATCCGCTTGATCTTGTAATTCCGGCTTTCATCGAGGACCGTATAGGTGCCCCACGGCCGTTCGCCACGTTCCAAGCCTGCCATCTCGGTCGAAATCGTCTCCCCGCCGTCACCCATTGCGTCCCCCCTCCCGTCGCTTTTCCAAGTATGTCCGGAGCGCCTCGTCCCAGCGTTCCAGTTCCAGCCCCGTATCGTGGACCAGCCGACAATTGTCGAGGGCAGAAAAGGCGGGCCGTGGCGCAGGCCGGCCCAGCTCCGCGGTCGTTTGCGGCCGGAGCTGCACTGACACCCCTGCCGCCGTAAAGATCGCCTCGGCAAATGAAAGCCACGAACAGCTGCCGGCGTTGGTCGCATGATAGGTACCGCGACAGCCGCAATCGAGCAGGGTGCTGATTGCCAGGGCCAGATCCACCGTCCAGGTAGGTGAGCCGATCTGGTCGTTCACCACCCGCAGTTCCCGCTTCTCGACCGCCAGGGCGAGCATCGTCTCGACGAAGTTGCGGCCGCCGAGCCCATAAAGCCACTGGGTCCTGACGATCAAATGCTCGGGATTCTCCCGGGCCAGCTCCTCACCGAGAAGTTTCGACCGGCCGTAAACACTCAAAGGGTTTACCGGATCATCTTCCTGATAGGCCCCCCCCTTACGCCCGTCGAAAACGTAATCGGTGCTCAGCTGGACGAGGGTGGCGCCGATCTCGCGGCTGGCGGCAGCCAGGTGCCCCACCCCTTCGCCATTCACCCGCATTGCCAGCGCCTCGTTCGTTTCGCAGCCGTCGACATCGGTATAGGCGGCACAGTTGATAATCACCCGCGGCCTAACGGTGAACAGCACCCGCCGGACCGACGCAGGGAGGGTAATATCGATCTCGTCGACATCCACCCCCCGCACCTCGCCGGGAAGGACCCGCAGCAGATCCTGCCCCAGCATCCCTTTGGCGCCAACAACGAGAATCATCGCTCACCCTCCGGAACATGCATGAGATAAAATAACATGAAAAATCGGCAACTGCTCGCAGTCAGCTCGAATAGCGTCCCGGCTTCCTATCAACGGTCGGCATACTGCCGGACGTAATACTCGCGATAGGCCCCCGAGGTAACCGCGGCGACCCACTCCTGGTTGGCCAGATACCAGTCGATGGTTTCGGCAATCCCCCGTTCGAAGGTGTAGGCCGGCGCCCATCCCAACTCGCGGTGGATCTTGCCGGCGTCGATGGCATAGCGGCGGTCGTGGCCGGGACGATCCGCGACGAAGGTCACCAGTTTCCGACTCTCCCCGACCGGCCGGCCGAGGCGCTCGTCGAGCAGATCGCAGACCAACTGGACGATGGCGATATTCTGCCATTCGTTGTTGCCGCCGATGTTGTAGACCTGGCCGGGGCGCCCCCCTTTCAGCACGGTCTCGATCGCCTGAGAATGGTCCTTGACATGCAGCCAGTCGCGGACATTTTTGCCATCGCCGTAGACCGGCAGCGGCCGGCCAGTCAGCACGTTATGAATCATCAGCGGAATCAGCTTTTCCGGAAACTGGTACGGACCGTAATTATTGGAACAGCGGGTGATCAGCGCAGGAAAACCGTAGGTTTCGTGGTAGGCCCGCACCAGCAGATCGGCCCCCGCCTTGCTTGCCGAGTAGGGAGAATTGGCAGCCAACGGCGTCTCCTCGGTAAAGAAGCCATTGGCCCCAAGGGAACCGTATACCTCGTCGGTGGAGACCTGCAGATAGCGGAACTGTTCTATCGTGCCGGTCGACCAATGCCGGCGACTCTCCTCGAGAAGTACCTGGGTCCCGAGAACGTTGGTCCGGACAAAGAGCTCCGGACCGCTGATCGAACGGTCCACGTGGGATTCGGCGGCAAAATTGACTACTGCCTCGATCCGCTCCTCGACCAGCAACCGGCCGACCAGTGAGGCATCGCCGATATCGCCGTGAACGAACCGGTAGGCGGGATGGTTTTCCACCGCCGTCAGGTTTTTCAGGTTACCGGCATAGGTGAGCAGATCGAGATTGATCACCCGACAGCCCGGATTGGCCGGGAGAAAATAATTAATGAAATTGGCACCGATGAAACCCGCGCCGCCGGTGACGAGGACGGTCCGGGGAATAAATTGGTCGCGCATGGTTCCTCCAAAACTGGTTGCCGGGCGCCGGCGGTCCGGCCGCCGGGTTCCCCATCACATCGGGCGGATTGTCTCAGAACGCCCGGATCGACCCGAGAGAGCCGATCCCTGCCAGGGCGAAGTTGACAAAAAACTCGCGGTTGTCGAGCCGGTCCCGGTAGGAAAAGGTGACACTCCAGCATTGATGCCGGTACTCGAGGGCATAGGAAGATTCCAGGAAGTCTCCCAGATCGGCGGAATAGCGGCCGGTATACGTAAAGGTGAACGGCTTGACGAGGGCGACGACCGCCTTTCCTTCCAGGTAGTTGACCTCCCCCCGGGCAAATCGGTAGCCGAACCCCAGCGCATTGCCGTCGTCGTCGTGGAAGTCGGCGGAAACCCCCGCCGTGGAAAAATGGCTCTGGTACGGATTGTAACGGGCGTCAAGGCCGAGCGAAAGCTGCTTGAGCGGTTGGGCGGCCG contains:
- a CDS encoding cupin domain-containing protein → MGDGGETISTEMAGLERGERPWGTYTVLDESRNYKIKRIEVGAGQRLSLQMHHHRSEHWIVVSGTARVTCGEEEYVVNVNESTFIPIGRCHRLENPGKIPLVIIEVQSGEYLGEDDIVRFDDDYHRCDEPDVPPDQR
- the rfbD gene encoding dTDP-4-dehydrorhamnose reductase — encoded protein: MILVVGAKGMLGQDLLRVLPGEVRGVDVDEIDITLPASVRRVLFTVRPRVIINCAAYTDVDGCETNEALAMRVNGEGVGHLAAASREIGATLVQLSTDYVFDGRKGGAYQEDDPVNPLSVYGRSKLLGEELARENPEHLIVRTQWLYGLGGRNFVETMLALAVEKRELRVVNDQIGSPTWTVDLALAISTLLDCGCRGTYHATNAGSCSWLSFAEAIFTAAGVSVQLRPQTTAELGRPAPRPAFSALDNCRLVHDTGLELERWDEALRTYLEKRREGGRNG
- the rfbB gene encoding dTDP-glucose 4,6-dehydratase, with the protein product MRDQFIPRTVLVTGGAGFIGANFINYFLPANPGCRVINLDLLTYAGNLKNLTAVENHPAYRFVHGDIGDASLVGRLLVEERIEAVVNFAAESHVDRSISGPELFVRTNVLGTQVLLEESRRHWSTGTIEQFRYLQVSTDEVYGSLGANGFFTEETPLAANSPYSASKAGADLLVRAYHETYGFPALITRCSNNYGPYQFPEKLIPLMIHNVLTGRPLPVYGDGKNVRDWLHVKDHSQAIETVLKGGRPGQVYNIGGNNEWQNIAIVQLVCDLLDERLGRPVGESRKLVTFVADRPGHDRRYAIDAGKIHRELGWAPAYTFERGIAETIDWYLANQEWVAAVTSGAYREYYVRQYADR